The window TCGTGTTTGCGGTCGTCACCGATCCGGTCGACCAGGGTTTTGTCGTAAGCCTCGCGCATCCCGGCGGCAACATCACCGGATTCACCGATTACGACGGGCCGATGGCCGGCAAATGGCTCGAGATGCTGACACAGATCACGCCGCCCGCCGCGCGCGTGGCTGCTCTTTACAATCCTGCGACTGCACCCTTCGCCCATCTCATGCTGCGCGCCATGCATGACGCTGCGCCGTCGCTGGCGGTGACGGTGCGCGAAGCGCCGGTGCACGACCGGGCCGGGATTGCGGCGATCATCGCGGCGCTGGCGGCAGAAAAGAACGCGGCGCTGCTGGTGCTGCCGGATTTCTTCACCATCGCCAATCGCGCTTCTATCCTCGCGGCCGCGGCGCAGGCCAATTTGCCCGCGGTCTATTGGAATCGCGCCTTCGTCGCCGATGGCGGGCTGATGTCCTATGGCACCGATAACGACGATCTCTTCCGCCGCGCGGCTGCGTATGTGGATCGCATCCTCAGGGGCGACAGGCCGAGCGAACTTCCGGTCCAGAACCCGACGAAATTCGAGCTGACGATCAACCTCCGGGCGGCGCGGACGCTCGGCGTCACGATCTCGCCGTCGCTGCTCGCGACCGCCGATGAGGTGATCGAATAGCGGCGTTTCGGCCGCCTATCACCTATCCCGCGTTCAGGTCAGGTTCGACTGGCGGCCGGTAAACTCGTATATAGCTATGCTAGCGGAGAACAGCCGGGTTGAACCGGCGCCGGCGATGGCCAGACCAACGGCAGGGCCTTCGTAAAGCACGTTGGGCGGGGAATTTACGCGGGCACATCCGTGTCCGCCTTGGAGGATTTATGACCGGTTTTGATATTTTCGCGATTGCACTGGTATTGCTCGTTATCTTTACGCTATTCGCCGGCATCAAGACGGTGCCGCAGGGCTATGACTGGACCATCGAGCGGTTCGGCAAATACACCCGCACGCTGGCGCCGGGGCTCAACATCATCGTGCCCTATTTCGACCGCGTCGGGCGCAAGATGAACATGATGGAGCAGGTGATCAGCATTCCCGAGCAGGAGGTGATCACCAAGGACAACGCCACCGTGACGGTCGACGGCGTCGCGTTCTTCCAGGTGTTCGATGCCGCGAAAGCGAGCTACGAAGTATCCAACCTCCAGCAGGCGATCATCGTTCTGACCATGACCAACATTCGCTCGGTGATGGGCTCGATGGACCTCGACCAGGTGTTGTCGCATCGCGACGAGATCAACGAGCGCCTGCTGCGGGTGGTCGATGCCGCGGTGTCGCCGTGGGGGCTGAAGGTCAACCGAATCGAGATCAAGGACATCGTGCCGCCCGCCGATCTCGTTGAGGCGATGGGACGCCAGATGAAGGCCGAGCGCGTCAAACGCGCCGACATCCTGCAGGCCGAAGGCCAGCGGCAATCGGAAATCCTTCGCGCCGAAGGCGCCAAGCAAGGCCAGATCCTGCAGGCCGAGGGCCGAAAGGAGGCAGCGTTCCGCGACGCCGAAGCGCGTGAGCGCTCCGCGGAAGCCGAAGCCAAGGCGACGCAGATGGTCAGCCAAGCCATCGCCCAAGGCGATGTCGCCGCGCTGAACTATTTTATCGCCGACAAATACATCAAGGCGTTCGGGCAATTGGCGGATTCGCCGAACCAGAAGATCATCATGTTGCCGATCGAGGCGATGAGCATTCTGGGATCGCTCGCCGGCATCGGCGAGATCGCGAAGGCGACGTTTGGGGAAAGCGCGGCATCGGCCGCGGCCGCCGCGCGGCGTTCCTCGGTGCCGGCCACCGGCACCGTTCCGCCGGTCCCGCCGCCGAGCGGAGCTTGATCCCAAGCGCATGATCCGGAAAAGTGGATACCGGTTTTCCGAAAAGATCATGCGCCAGAAATAGCGCATGATCCGGAAAAGTGGATACCGGTTTTCCGAAAAGATCACGCGCCAGAAATAAAGGGTCACACCATGACCGAGATGTTCTCAACGTTGGGCACCTGGAACTGGCTGATCTTCGGCGTCATCCTGATGGCGCTGGAATTGGTCGCGCCCGGGGTGTTCTTGTTCTGGCTCGGGCTTGCGGCATTGCTGGTCGGGCTGTTGTCGTTTGTGATCAATCCGTCCTGGCAATTGCAGATGCTGATGTTTGCGATCTTTGCCGCCGCCGCGGTGCCGTTGTGGCGTCGCCTGGCGCGCAGCAATACCGCGGTCAGCGAGAGCAATCCGTTTCTCAACAGGCGCGCCGACGCGCTGGTCGGGCGGGTGTTCACGTTGGAAAAGCCGATCATCGACGGCTCCGGCACGGTGCGGATCGACGACACCATCTGGCGCGTCGCCGGCCCCGATACGCCAGCCGGCAGCCGGGTCAGGATCGTGCAGGCCGACGGCGCCAGCCTGACGGTGGCGGCGGCTTGATCTTACCTCGCCCCGCTCGCGGGGAGAGGGAGAAGTGGTCGCCTCTTCTTCAGCCCTGACCCTTGTTCCACCGCTCGGCAAAGCGATGCAGCGGAAGGAAGGTTTGAAAAAGCTCCCGCCCCATCTCCGTGAGGCGGTAGCCGCTGGCAGGAATGAGTTCGATAAGACCCGTCTCGCGCAGCTCGGACAATCGCGCCTGCAGCACGGTAGGCGAAGCTTCATCGCAGGCGGCGCGCAGCGCGCGCGATGTCAGCGGCTGCTCGCGGAGTTCCCAGATGATCCGCAAGCTCCAGCGCCGGCCCAACAGATCGAGCAGCGCCATGATCGGCCGGCCCGATTTCGAGCCGCGCACGGCGCGTTTTTTCATGGCGGCAGGCTGTTTCGGCACTTTGGTCTCCTTGCGGTCTGCTACAGATAATGTAGCATCTCGCTACGTTTAGTGTAGCACGGGAGACGACCATGTCACGCATCGCGCCGCTAGAGCCGCCTTATGCACCGGAGATTAAAGAACAGTTCGACCGCATCATGCGCGGCGCGCCACCGCTCGTTCTGTTTCGAGTCATGGCAAGCAATCCGCGTGCCTGGGAAAAATTCCGCGCCGGCAGCTTGCTGGACCCTGGCCCGTTGCCGCTGCGCGAGCGCGAGATCGTCATCGACCGCACCTGCGCGCTGACCGGTTGCGAGTATGAATGGGGCGTGCATGTCGCGATATTTGCCGCGGTGGCGCATCTGACCGATGAGCAGGTGCGCGCCACGGTGCTGGACAAGCCAGATGCGCCGTGCTGGTCGGTTGCCGAGCAGGCGCTGGTTGCCGCCGTCGACGCGCTGCATGCCCGCGCGACGCTGAGCGAAGCCGAATTCAAGGTGCTGTCGGCGCATTACGACGACGCGCAGATTTTCGAGATCATCCTGCTGTGCGGCCTCTATCGCACCGTGTCGTATCTCGCGAACGGGCTGGCGCTGCCGCTAGAGGAAAAGGCGGCGAGATTTCCGGTGGCGGCGAACTAAACAATCTTCGTCATTCCGGGATGCGCCTTCCTTCGGCAATTGCCGACCTGAGGCGGCAGGCCCGGAATCCATAACCCCCAATCGTGGTTATGGATTCCGGGTTCGTGCTTCGCACGCCCCGGAATGACGGAAGCGGTAGGGCGCCGCTCGGCGCCTACGCCACCCCGGCGCGGAGCACGTCATGGACGTGCACGATACCGACCGGCTTGTTGCCCTCGGCGACGATCAGCATCATCACCGCAGGCTTCGACGCGGTGACGCTCTCGCGCATGATCTCGCTGGCGAGCATGCCCGGCGCGATCGTCCGCGGATTTTTCGTCATGACGTCGTCGACCAGGGCCGTCATCAAATCGGGCCGCATCTGACGACGCAAATCACCGTCGGTGATGATGCCGGCAATGTCGCCGCCACGGTCGACGATACAGACGCAGCCAAATCCCTTCGACGACATTTCCACCAGCGCGTCCGACATTTTCGTGCCGAGCGGTTTGATCGGGATCGCGTCACCCGTGTGCATGATGTCGCGGACGAATTTCAGCATCGCGCCAAGCTTGCCGCCGGGATGGAAATTGGCGAATTCCAGCGCCGTAAAGCCGCGGCCTTCGAGCAGCGCAATCGCGAGCGCGTCGCCGATCGCGGCCTGCATCAGCGATGACGTCGTCGGCGCCAAATTGTGCGGGCAGGCTTCGCGCGCCTTCGGCAATTCAAGGACGATCTGCGCGGCTTCACCAAGCGGCGAGGCCGCATTCGCGGTCACCGCAATCATCGGAATGGCAAAACGCTTCGAATAATTGACGAGGTTTTTCATTTCCGGCTGCTCGCCGGACCACGACAGCGCGATGATCACATCGTCGGCCGTGATCATGCCGAGATCGCCGTGGCTCGCTTCCGCCGCGTGCACGAAGAACGCCGGCGTGCCGGTCGAGGCCAGTGTCGCCGCGATCTTGCGCGCCACGTGGCCCGATTTGCCAAGCCCGGTGACGATCACGCGGCCTTTGGCCTGCCGGATCAGATCGACCGTCTCTGTAAACGCCAGCCCCAGCGGGCCCTCGAGCGCCGCGGCAATCGCACTGACGCCGTTGACACCGGCATCCAGCGTGCGCAAGGCGGACGCAATGGTCTCGTTCGCGTGATCGGTCCCGGATGATTTTGTCATCAGCGGCTTCGGTTTGGGCATGTCTCGTTCCGAAAGGGGGCATCGCTTTTTGATGCCGGGCCCCTCTCCTTAGCACGGCCGATTTGGCGTTGCGACGCGCGCGGGCGGCTCTCAACGGCTCATTAACCATAATTGTTTTAACTCCATTAACGACGTTTTCCGCCAAGCATCCGGGCGTGCCCGGAAGGTGATCGGCAAGCGTATGAATTCGTTGGGGTATTTTGATCGTGATGGAGGGGCCAGCAAGGGGCCGCCGCAGGCGCGTGATCGCCTTACGCGCTGTCTTGCCATGCCTCGCGCTGATCGCCTTCGCAGGCTCATCGGCCGAGGCCCAGACCCTCACCCCCGACCTGTTCCGCCCGCAGCGCGACGGCTTTTTGACGGCGCAGAATTCGCCGCTGCGCAAGATCGGTGACAAGAGCGATCCCACCGCCGACCCCACCGATCCCGCCAACGACCCAAAGCTCCGCGACAAGGACGTCGCACCGCCCGCACCGTCGCGGATCGGCCAGATCCCGACCTACGGCCTGCCCGCCGCCAATGGTGCTGCTGGCTCCGGCTTCGACTCGCTCAACCGCACCCGCAAGAAGCCAAAATTTTATCCGGGCCAGGCAAAGCCGAAACCGCCGCCGGGTCCCGGCACGCCTGCGCTGTCGACACCGGCCGCGCCTTTGGTTTCCATCGGGCGCGAGCGATTGGCGGTGCCGCCGTCGGAGACTGCTAACAAGCTGCCGATCCCGCCGGCGATGGCCGGCACCGTGGTCGGTCAGCCGCCGCGCAAACGGCTCCTGATCGATAACGATCCGTTCGGCGCGGTCGGCGATTATGTCGGCGGCTTCCTCGTCAAATCCGCCGTCGAACTTTCCGGTGGTTACGACACCAATCCCGCGCGCCTGCCCGAGCCGCACGGCTCGCCGTTCTATGTCGTCGCGCCCGAATTTTTGGCGGTCTCCGACTGGGAGCGCCACGCCGTCGTCGCCGATCTGCGCGGATCCTTCACCGGCTATGGCAACCAGATGCCGCAGATCGTCGACGGCGCGGTTTCACCGGCGCCGACCGACGTCGACCGTCCCAATTTCATCGGCCATGTCGACGGCCGTCTCGATGTCAGCCACGATCTGCGGCTGACCGCGCAGACGCGGCTGTTGGTTACGACCGACAATCCCGGCAGCCCGAACATCCAGGCCGGGCTCGCGCGCTATCCGATCTACACCACGCTCGGCGGCACTTTTGGATTCGACCAGAATTTCAACCGCCTGGAGATCGCCGCCGGCGGCACCGTCGACCGCACCGCCTACCAGCAATCAAAACTCACCGACGGCGCCTTCTTCTCCAACGACGACCGCGATTTCAACCAATATGGCGGCATCGGCCGCGTCAGCTATGATCTGTTGCCCGGCGTAAAGCCGTTCGGTGAGATCGAGGGCGACACCCGCGTCCACGATCTGCAGTTCGACCGCAGCGGTTTTCAGCGCGATTCGAACGGCGGCTACGCCAAGGCCGGCACCTCCTTTGAGTTCTCGCGCCTCCTGACCGGCGAAATCTCGATCGGCTACGCCGCGCGCAACTATATCGACCCCAGGCTCGAGCGCCTGCAGGGCCTGCTCACCTCGGCCTCGCTGATCTGGAACGCGACGCCGCTAACCACGGCAAGATTCTTTTCCGACACCCAGATCGCCGAGACCACGCTGCCCCTGACCTCGGGCGTGCTGGTGCACACCTACACCTTCGAGGTCGATCATGACTTCCGCCGCTGGCTGACGGGAATTGGAAGGTTCACCTTCGGCACGCTCGACTACCAGGGCAACGTTCGGCGCGACAAGACCTACTCGCTCGAGGGCGATTTGATCTACAAGATGACGCGCAATCTCTGGCTCAAGGGTACGCTGCGGCGGGATATTCTGGATTCCAACGTGCCGCTCTCGAGCTCGGCGTCGACGGTGGTGATGCTGGGCGTGCGGCTGCAGAATTAGGGCTCGCTGTCATACCCCGCGAAAGCGGGTATCCAGAACGCCGCGGCCTCTCGATTGATCACCAGCGTCTCTGGACTACTGGATCACCCGCTGGAGCCTGTCATCGGGCGGCGCGTTGCGCCGACCCGGTGGCGGGTGATGACGACTTTTGAGCGTTGTTCTCGAGAAGAACCTACCTTGGCAAATTCGTCGTCCCCATCAGAAACTGATCGATCGCCCGCGCGCAGAGCCGGCCCTCGCGGATGGCCCACACCACCAGCGACTGGCCGCGGCGCATGTCGCCGGCGGAGAAGACGTTGGGGCGCGAGGTCTGGTAGTCCGCGGTGTTGGCGCGGACGTTGCCGCGCTGGTCGAGGTCGACGCCGAGGGTCTTCAGCAGGCCCTCATGCACCGGATGGACAAAACCCATGGCGAGCAGCACGAGCTGCGCGTCGAGTTCGAATTCGCTTCCCGCGATCGGCTTGAATTTTTCGTCGACCTGCACGCAATGCAGTTTTGTCACCTTGCCGTCGACGCCGGAGAATTTTTGCGTCAGCACGGCGTATTCGCGTTTTGCCCCTTCGGCCTGGCTCGACGAGGTCCGCATCTTTAAGGGCCAGTTCGGCCAGGTTAGGCCCTTGTTCTCGCGCTCCGGCGGCGCCGGCATGATTTCGAGCTGCGTCACCGAGAGCGCGCCCTGCCTGAAAGAAGTGCCGATGCAGTCCGAGCCGGTATCGCCGCCGCCGATCACGACGACATGCTTGCCGCCGGCCAGAATATCCGGCGTGCCGTCGAGCGGCTCCTCGGAGACGCGGCGGTTCTGCTGCGGCAAAAAATCCATCGCGAAGTGAATCCCAGCAAGATCGCGGCCGGGGATCAGCAAATCGCGCGCGGCTTCGGCGCCGCCGGTCAGCGCCAGCGCGTCATAGTCGTTGAGCATCGCGCGCGGATCGATCGCGCCGGGTGAAGTGCCGCCGACCGGGGTGTTGTAGTGAAAGGTCACGCCCTCGGCTTCCATCTGCGCAACACGGCGGTCGATGACATGTTTCTCCATCTTGAAGTCGGGAATGCCATAACGCAGCAAGCCGCCGGCCTTGGCCCAGCGCTCGAACAGATGCACGTCGTGGCCGGCGCGCGCGAGCTGCTGCGCGCAGGCGAGCCCCGCGGGGCCGGAGCCGATCACCGCGACCTTCTTGCCGGTCTTGGTTGCCGGGATTTCCGGCTTGATCCAGCCGTTCTCCCAGGCGCGGTCGACGATCGCGCATTCGATGGTCTTGATGGTGACGGGATTGTCGTCGATGTTGAGCGTGCAGGAGGCTTCGCACGGCGCCGGGCAAATGCGCCCGGTGAATTCCGGAAAATTATTGGTCGAGTGCAGATTGCGCGAGGCTTCTTCCCAATTGTTTTGATAGACCAGATCGTTGAAATCCGGAATCTGGTTGTTGACCG is drawn from Bradyrhizobium lablabi and contains these coding sequences:
- a CDS encoding ABC transporter substrate-binding protein — protein: MRRREFIGILAGATLPLAARAQPSGAGMRHLGVLTVTAAGDPATETRTAVLVEALAALDWKEAGNLRIDWRHGSGERKLIAEFAGELVALAPDVLLAAGTPCVDELRRRTSTIPIVFAVVTDPVDQGFVVSLAHPGGNITGFTDYDGPMAGKWLEMLTQITPPAARVAALYNPATAPFAHLMLRAMHDAAPSLAVTVREAPVHDRAGIAAIIAALAAEKNAALLVLPDFFTIANRASILAAAAQANLPAVYWNRAFVADGGLMSYGTDNDDLFRRAAAYVDRILRGDRPSELPVQNPTKFELTINLRAARTLGVTISPSLLATADEVIE
- a CDS encoding SPFH domain-containing protein, producing the protein MTGFDIFAIALVLLVIFTLFAGIKTVPQGYDWTIERFGKYTRTLAPGLNIIVPYFDRVGRKMNMMEQVISIPEQEVITKDNATVTVDGVAFFQVFDAAKASYEVSNLQQAIIVLTMTNIRSVMGSMDLDQVLSHRDEINERLLRVVDAAVSPWGLKVNRIEIKDIVPPADLVEAMGRQMKAERVKRADILQAEGQRQSEILRAEGAKQGQILQAEGRKEAAFRDAEARERSAEAEAKATQMVSQAIAQGDVAALNYFIADKYIKAFGQLADSPNQKIIMLPIEAMSILGSLAGIGEIAKATFGESAASAAAAARRSSVPATGTVPPVPPPSGA
- a CDS encoding NfeD family protein, which encodes MTEMFSTLGTWNWLIFGVILMALELVAPGVFLFWLGLAALLVGLLSFVINPSWQLQMLMFAIFAAAAVPLWRRLARSNTAVSESNPFLNRRADALVGRVFTLEKPIIDGSGTVRIDDTIWRVAGPDTPAGSRVRIVQADGASLTVAAA
- a CDS encoding winged helix-turn-helix transcriptional regulator, producing the protein MKKRAVRGSKSGRPIMALLDLLGRRWSLRIIWELREQPLTSRALRAACDEASPTVLQARLSELRETGLIELIPASGYRLTEMGRELFQTFLPLHRFAERWNKGQG
- a CDS encoding carboxymuconolactone decarboxylase family protein, with product MSRIAPLEPPYAPEIKEQFDRIMRGAPPLVLFRVMASNPRAWEKFRAGSLLDPGPLPLREREIVIDRTCALTGCEYEWGVHVAIFAAVAHLTDEQVRATVLDKPDAPCWSVAEQALVAAVDALHARATLSEAEFKVLSAHYDDAQIFEIILLCGLYRTVSYLANGLALPLEEKAARFPVAAN
- a CDS encoding KpsF/GutQ family sugar-phosphate isomerase; this translates as MPKPKPLMTKSSGTDHANETIASALRTLDAGVNGVSAIAAALEGPLGLAFTETVDLIRQAKGRVIVTGLGKSGHVARKIAATLASTGTPAFFVHAAEASHGDLGMITADDVIIALSWSGEQPEMKNLVNYSKRFAIPMIAVTANAASPLGEAAQIVLELPKAREACPHNLAPTTSSLMQAAIGDALAIALLEGRGFTALEFANFHPGGKLGAMLKFVRDIMHTGDAIPIKPLGTKMSDALVEMSSKGFGCVCIVDRGGDIAGIITDGDLRRQMRPDLMTALVDDVMTKNPRTIAPGMLASEIMRESVTASKPAVMMLIVAEGNKPVGIVHVHDVLRAGVA
- a CDS encoding outer membrane beta-barrel protein gives rise to the protein MEGPARGRRRRVIALRAVLPCLALIAFAGSSAEAQTLTPDLFRPQRDGFLTAQNSPLRKIGDKSDPTADPTDPANDPKLRDKDVAPPAPSRIGQIPTYGLPAANGAAGSGFDSLNRTRKKPKFYPGQAKPKPPPGPGTPALSTPAAPLVSIGRERLAVPPSETANKLPIPPAMAGTVVGQPPRKRLLIDNDPFGAVGDYVGGFLVKSAVELSGGYDTNPARLPEPHGSPFYVVAPEFLAVSDWERHAVVADLRGSFTGYGNQMPQIVDGAVSPAPTDVDRPNFIGHVDGRLDVSHDLRLTAQTRLLVTTDNPGSPNIQAGLARYPIYTTLGGTFGFDQNFNRLEIAAGGTVDRTAYQQSKLTDGAFFSNDDRDFNQYGGIGRVSYDLLPGVKPFGEIEGDTRVHDLQFDRSGFQRDSNGGYAKAGTSFEFSRLLTGEISIGYAARNYIDPRLERLQGLLTSASLIWNATPLTTARFFSDTQIAETTLPLTSGVLVHTYTFEVDHDFRRWLTGIGRFTFGTLDYQGNVRRDKTYSLEGDLIYKMTRNLWLKGTLRRDILDSNVPLSSSASTVVMLGVRLQN
- a CDS encoding glutamate synthase subunit beta, whose amino-acid sequence is MGKITGFLEIERHDRKYEPVAERIKSYREFVVPLSEKDTRDQAARCMNCGIPYCHGTGSVAPGTPGCPVNNQIPDFNDLVYQNNWEEASRNLHSTNNFPEFTGRICPAPCEASCTLNIDDNPVTIKTIECAIVDRAWENGWIKPEIPATKTGKKVAVIGSGPAGLACAQQLARAGHDVHLFERWAKAGGLLRYGIPDFKMEKHVIDRRVAQMEAEGVTFHYNTPVGGTSPGAIDPRAMLNDYDALALTGGAEAARDLLIPGRDLAGIHFAMDFLPQQNRRVSEEPLDGTPDILAGGKHVVVIGGGDTGSDCIGTSFRQGALSVTQLEIMPAPPERENKGLTWPNWPLKMRTSSSQAEGAKREYAVLTQKFSGVDGKVTKLHCVQVDEKFKPIAGSEFELDAQLVLLAMGFVHPVHEGLLKTLGVDLDQRGNVRANTADYQTSRPNVFSAGDMRRGQSLVVWAIREGRLCARAIDQFLMGTTNLPR